Proteins from one Gemmatimonadota bacterium genomic window:
- a CDS encoding guanylate kinase produces the protein DEIQDVARHFVTVAQFEAMQKRGDFIESAEVHGHLYGATFDAVAEALCGGHVMLMDVDVQGVAAWKKVLENRCVTVFVVPPSLDVLEKRLNARQSESASAFRLRMENAVSELVQAKNSDYVIVNDKLEQAIADLLAIIRAERRRTRRMCLRRLDL, from the coding sequence GACGAAATACAGGATGTCGCCCGTCATTTTGTGACAGTTGCACAATTTGAAGCCATGCAAAAGCGGGGCGATTTTATCGAGTCTGCCGAAGTACATGGACATCTTTACGGCGCGACATTCGACGCGGTTGCAGAAGCTCTGTGCGGTGGACATGTGATGTTAATGGACGTGGATGTGCAAGGCGTAGCCGCGTGGAAAAAAGTCCTGGAGAATCGCTGCGTAACCGTATTTGTCGTACCGCCTTCTCTCGATGTGCTTGAAAAGCGCCTCAACGCGCGGCAATCTGAAAGCGCTTCGGCCTTTCGCTTGCGTATGGAAAATGCCGTTTCTGAACTCGTCCAGGCAAAAAACAGCGATTACGTCATCGTAAATGACAAATTGGAACAGGCCATCGCCGATTTGCTCGCTATTATTCGCGCAGAGCGACGGCGCACACGGCGGATGTGTTTGCGTAGATTGGATCTCTAA
- the coaBC gene encoding bifunctional phosphopantothenoylcysteine decarboxylase/phosphopantothenate--cysteine ligase CoaBC, whose product MLTGKRILLGVSGGIAAYKSVFLLRLLQNAGAEVRVVMTPAAQKFVQPLTFEALSHNRVYTDLFPSDGDPDVIHVHLGKWADLIIVAPATANCMGKLAHGLADNLLTCALLAAEAPVLLAPAMETQMWERGAVRQNVEFLKKDGYRMVGPGVGLLASGAEGMGRMAEPHEIVDEASSMIGATQSLAGKRIVVTAGRTEQPLDPVRFITNRSTGKMGYAIAEQARHRGADVALISGPTELTVPAGVQIESIRTVADLKAATIHAYQHADALIMTAAVLDFRPEHVSKSKIKKRDGGLSLHLLPNEDFLIPLGQNKSERVVIGFAMETDHALENARKKLREKNLDLIVLNELNVEGAGFGVDTNVVTFIEPHREPVALPLMSKRDVADRILDWLVSRWENAHG is encoded by the coding sequence ATGCTGACGGGAAAGAGGATTCTTCTGGGCGTTAGCGGTGGAATTGCCGCCTATAAAAGCGTATTCTTATTGCGCCTTCTTCAGAATGCAGGCGCAGAGGTTCGGGTGGTCATGACACCTGCTGCACAGAAGTTCGTGCAGCCCCTCACTTTTGAAGCGCTCTCGCACAATCGCGTCTATACGGATTTGTTTCCATCGGACGGCGACCCCGATGTTATCCACGTGCATTTGGGCAAGTGGGCAGATCTAATCATTGTCGCGCCAGCAACTGCAAATTGCATGGGCAAATTGGCCCATGGATTGGCCGACAACCTGTTGACCTGTGCGTTGTTAGCTGCAGAAGCACCTGTTTTACTCGCCCCGGCAATGGAAACCCAAATGTGGGAACGCGGTGCTGTGCGGCAAAATGTCGAGTTCTTAAAAAAAGACGGCTATCGGATGGTTGGGCCGGGAGTGGGATTGCTCGCCTCAGGTGCCGAGGGAATGGGACGCATGGCCGAACCCCATGAGATTGTGGATGAGGCCAGCAGTATGATAGGCGCAACGCAATCACTTGCCGGAAAGCGCATTGTAGTGACAGCGGGCAGGACCGAGCAGCCCCTTGATCCCGTGCGCTTTATCACCAATCGATCAACGGGTAAAATGGGCTATGCCATTGCAGAACAAGCGCGCCATCGAGGTGCTGATGTCGCGTTGATCAGCGGGCCGACAGAACTCACTGTCCCCGCCGGTGTACAAATCGAATCTATCCGCACAGTTGCCGACTTAAAAGCAGCGACCATACACGCATATCAGCATGCCGACGCACTAATTATGACAGCAGCAGTGCTCGATTTTCGCCCCGAACATGTGTCCAAATCAAAAATAAAAAAACGCGATGGCGGTCTTTCGCTTCACCTTCTGCCCAACGAAGATTTTTTAATTCCTCTGGGACAAAACAAAAGCGAGCGAGTCGTAATCGGGTTTGCGATGGAAACCGATCACGCGCTGGAAAATGCCCGCAAAAAGCTCCGCGAGAAAAACCTTGACCTGATTGTCTTGAACGAATTGAATGTGGAAGGTGCGGGGTTTGGCGTCGATACCAATGTCGTGACTTTTATAGAACCCCATCGAGAACCTGTCGCATTGCCCTTGATGTCCAAACGCGATGTCGCAGATCGCATTTTGGATTGGCTGGTGTCGCGTTGGGAGAACGCGCATGGATGA
- a CDS encoding uracil-DNA glycosylase, producing the protein MDESTDLLETLALARDFLSREIAYAPASIARMDDRGSDDDPLTILGQEACNCQKCGLAQTRTSVVFGSGNTTADLMFVGEAPGAEEDRQGVPFVGAAGQLLTRMIEAMGLTREDVYIANIIKCRPPNNRDPKPDEIAACQPYLLQQIDLIAPVVICTLGRFAAQTLLQTTESMGRLRGQIFEYQGAKLIPTYHPAALLRNAHWKRPAWEDLKLVRKLYDGTEI; encoded by the coding sequence ATGGATGAATCCACCGATCTGTTGGAAACCCTCGCGCTTGCACGCGATTTTCTATCGCGGGAAATCGCTTATGCACCCGCCTCAATTGCGCGGATGGATGATCGAGGATCGGACGATGATCCCCTGACTATTTTGGGTCAAGAGGCTTGCAACTGTCAAAAATGCGGACTGGCGCAAACGCGTACCTCAGTCGTGTTTGGAAGCGGGAATACTACTGCAGACCTCATGTTTGTCGGTGAAGCTCCCGGCGCAGAGGAAGACCGGCAGGGGGTGCCTTTTGTAGGGGCTGCCGGACAATTGTTGACGCGAATGATCGAAGCCATGGGTTTGACGCGCGAAGACGTCTATATCGCCAACATCATCAAATGCAGACCTCCCAATAACCGGGATCCCAAACCCGATGAAATTGCCGCCTGTCAGCCTTATCTACTACAACAAATTGACCTGATTGCGCCGGTTGTGATCTGTACGTTGGGACGTTTTGCCGCGCAAACCCTGTTGCAAACCACCGAGTCGATGGGGCGTTTGCGAGGACAAATTTTTGAATATCAGGGCGCGAAATTAATCCCCACATATCACCCTGCTGCCCTGTTGAGAAATGCACACTGGAAGCGCCCGGCGTGGGAAGACTTGAAACTGGTTCGCAAACTTTACGATGGAACTGAAATCTGA
- the dnaB gene encoding replicative DNA helicase, which yields MVENPTSNTAERALPQALEVERAVLGAMLIDNMAINRVVEVLGNETAFYHTPHRKVYAAIQKMSERGEPVDQVTLTAELVRRGQLEDIGGAVFIAELASEMATAANAEYHAQIVLEKAQRRRLIAAATQTLTESYEETEDVRELIDRAEQRVFQIAEGELGKGVMPLESALTEAYEAIERAHQQPGALTGVTTGYTDLDEITAGLQSSDMIILASRPSMGKTALTLCIARNAAVKSSTPVLYFSLEMATQQLAQRLLCAEARVDSHRVRTGKLSEDEWHKLANWTGKLMEAPIYIDDTPAISVLELRAKARRAKSEYNIGLIIVDYLQLMTTSEDYGSREQEIASISRSLKALAKELDIPLVACAQLSRAVESRTDKRPQLADLRESGSIEQDADVVMFLFRPEVYGIVDEEGNSQEGVAEIILGKQRNGPIGSVFLTFQAECLSFENPEIYREFP from the coding sequence ATGGTAGAAAATCCGACATCAAACACGGCTGAACGCGCGCTGCCTCAGGCACTCGAAGTCGAACGCGCTGTATTGGGCGCCATGTTGATCGACAATATGGCAATCAATCGCGTAGTGGAAGTATTGGGAAACGAAACGGCTTTTTACCATACGCCACATCGAAAGGTGTATGCGGCAATCCAAAAAATGTCAGAGCGCGGCGAACCTGTCGATCAGGTGACACTCACTGCAGAACTCGTGCGGCGAGGCCAACTCGAAGATATCGGCGGCGCGGTCTTCATTGCTGAGTTAGCCAGTGAAATGGCGACAGCAGCCAATGCCGAATACCACGCACAGATCGTACTGGAAAAGGCGCAGAGGCGGCGATTGATAGCCGCAGCGACCCAAACGCTCACCGAAAGCTATGAAGAAACCGAGGATGTGCGCGAACTCATCGATCGCGCAGAGCAACGGGTCTTCCAAATTGCCGAAGGTGAATTGGGCAAAGGCGTCATGCCCCTTGAATCTGCACTTACCGAGGCTTATGAAGCGATTGAGCGCGCGCACCAACAGCCCGGCGCGCTGACTGGCGTGACCACGGGATATACGGACCTGGATGAAATCACAGCGGGCTTGCAGTCTTCGGACATGATCATCCTCGCATCGCGTCCCTCGATGGGCAAAACAGCACTCACATTGTGCATAGCGCGCAATGCCGCAGTGAAGAGCAGTACACCCGTGCTGTATTTTTCTCTGGAAATGGCAACACAGCAACTCGCACAGCGACTCTTGTGTGCAGAAGCGCGCGTGGATTCGCACCGTGTGCGAACGGGTAAGTTGTCAGAAGATGAATGGCATAAATTAGCCAACTGGACGGGAAAGCTGATGGAGGCACCCATATACATTGATGACACGCCTGCTATTTCCGTCCTGGAACTGCGCGCCAAAGCGCGCCGTGCGAAATCCGAATACAATATTGGGCTAATCATTGTCGATTATCTACAACTGATGACCACATCTGAAGATTATGGCAGCCGCGAACAGGAAATCGCCTCTATTTCGCGGTCCCTGAAAGCCCTCGCCAAAGAACTCGATATTCCGCTCGTTGCCTGCGCGCAATTGTCGCGTGCTGTGGAAAGTCGCACAGACAAGCGACCGCAATTGGCCGATTTGCGCGAGAGTGGCTCGATAGAACAGGACGCGGATGTGGTGATGTTTCTCTTTCGCCCCGAAGTATATGGCATTGTAGATGAAGAGGGCAATTCACAAGAAGGCGTGGCTGAGATCATATTGGGCAAGCAGCGCAATGGTCCGATTGGCAGCGTTTTTTTGACCTTTCAGGCAGAGTGTCTTAGCTTTGAAAACCCCGAAATCTATCGCGAATTTCCCTGA